A window of the Sporosarcina sp. FSL K6-2383 genome harbors these coding sequences:
- a CDS encoding IDEAL domain-containing protein translates to MENNYSYAEFLKAVGKNSSSLQAEKLLNDIYMDLFLNHIHRQQTMERLMGLIDLSLDSRDEQAFLKYTESLKKLEEAN, encoded by the coding sequence ATGGAAAATAATTATTCATATGCAGAGTTTTTAAAAGCCGTTGGGAAAAATAGTTCTTCACTCCAAGCGGAAAAACTGTTGAATGACATTTACATGGACCTATTCCTAAACCATATTCACCGGCAACAAACAATGGAACGACTCATGGGATTGATTGATCTTTCGCTTGACAGTCGTGACGAACAGGCATTTCTAAAGTACACAGAAAGCCTTAAAAAATTAGAAGAAGCTAATTGA
- the hprK gene encoding HPr(Ser) kinase/phosphatase: MSFVTVRDVQEALFLELSAGESGLDQPIHTSDISRPGLEMAGYFNFYLAERIQLLGKTELSFFEKLTDDERLDRMQRLCSPKPPAIIVAHEMEIPVELLDAATENGVPLLFTDVPTTRFSGMLTNFLGGRLAPMTALHGVLVDVYGIGVLITGSSGVGKSETALELVKRGHRLVADDLVEIRQVAKNVLIGSPPKLLEHMLEIRGVGIVDMMTLFGASAIKSDKRILIVVDLEIWDPTKIYDRLGIDEKKLKIMDSELTKLTVPVRPGRNLSVIIEVAAMDYRMKRLGVNAAEEFANRVNSAIVNNPEQPNVEGAE; this comes from the coding sequence ATGTCTTTTGTAACAGTAAGAGATGTTCAAGAAGCGTTATTTCTAGAATTGAGTGCTGGAGAATCTGGGCTTGACCAACCAATACATACGAGTGATATTTCAAGACCTGGCCTTGAGATGGCAGGTTATTTTAATTTTTATTTGGCGGAACGCATCCAACTCCTTGGTAAAACAGAATTATCATTTTTTGAGAAATTGACGGATGATGAACGACTAGACCGAATGCAAAGGCTTTGTTCACCTAAACCACCAGCTATTATTGTGGCACATGAGATGGAAATACCGGTAGAATTGTTAGATGCCGCTACTGAGAACGGTGTTCCTTTGTTATTTACGGATGTTCCAACGACTCGTTTCTCGGGTATGCTGACGAATTTTTTGGGTGGTAGACTTGCACCGATGACGGCGCTCCATGGTGTGCTTGTCGATGTCTATGGAATTGGCGTACTCATCACAGGTAGTAGTGGTGTCGGGAAAAGTGAGACAGCTCTTGAACTTGTTAAGAGAGGACATCGACTTGTAGCGGATGACCTTGTGGAGATTAGACAAGTAGCGAAGAATGTACTCATTGGAAGTCCACCAAAGTTGCTTGAACATATGCTTGAAATCCGTGGTGTTGGAATCGTTGATATGATGACACTATTTGGTGCAAGTGCCATTAAAAGTGACAAGCGGATTTTGATAGTTGTTGATTTAGAAATTTGGGATCCAACTAAAATTTATGATCGACTTGGTATTGATGAGAAGAAGTTGAAAATTATGGATTCGGAATTGACGAAACTAACCGTTCCGGTACGTCCAGGTCGAAATCTGTCTGTTATTATTGAGGTGGCTGCGATGGATTATCGGATGAAAAGACTGGGAGTTAATGCAGCAGAAGAATTCGCGAATAGAGTGAATAGCGCCATTGTCAATAATCCAGAGCAGCCTAATGTGGAAGGGGCAGAATAA
- a CDS encoding nucleoside recognition domain-containing protein — MGTLQNGLKAGLRTTWTLGKIIFPITILVVILQHTPVLPWVIQLIAPIMGLFGLSGEAAIPLVLGNALNLYAGIAGILSLELTVKEVFIIAAMLSFSHNLFIETGVALKVGVKLWIVLVVRFGLAAFSGIIINLLWQGGGETARYGMAPKVTELPDGWLEIGLLGVQKASFGVLQLALIVIPLMIIVQFLKDRNYLQKFSEKLAPFTKVIGVQPNASMTLVAGLVIGLAYGAGVMIQAVQEDGVSKKDATLAFIFLVACHAVVEDTLIFMPLGIPILPLLIIRIVTAFVLTIIIAYVWKRTELQKEKEVSVADG; from the coding sequence ATGGGGACGCTTCAAAATGGTCTGAAAGCAGGGTTACGGACAACGTGGACATTAGGGAAAATTATATTCCCTATTACTATCCTCGTCGTTATTTTACAGCATACACCTGTTTTGCCTTGGGTTATTCAGTTAATTGCACCGATTATGGGGTTATTCGGTTTAAGTGGAGAAGCTGCGATTCCGTTAGTGCTTGGTAACGCACTCAACTTATATGCAGGAATTGCAGGGATTCTATCGTTGGAATTGACGGTGAAGGAAGTATTCATCATCGCTGCTATGCTGTCATTTTCGCATAATTTGTTTATCGAAACGGGTGTTGCGCTGAAAGTCGGCGTGAAGCTGTGGATTGTACTGGTTGTGCGTTTTGGATTGGCAGCATTCTCGGGTATTATCATTAATCTATTATGGCAAGGCGGAGGCGAAACAGCACGTTATGGGATGGCCCCTAAAGTGACAGAACTGCCCGATGGCTGGTTAGAAATCGGCTTGCTGGGTGTCCAAAAAGCATCTTTTGGTGTGCTGCAACTGGCACTTATCGTCATTCCATTAATGATTATCGTGCAATTTTTGAAAGATCGGAATTACTTGCAAAAGTTTTCGGAGAAGCTGGCACCATTTACGAAAGTCATTGGTGTACAACCAAATGCATCTATGACGCTTGTGGCAGGATTAGTGATCGGCCTTGCCTATGGGGCTGGTGTCATGATTCAAGCTGTACAAGAGGATGGCGTTAGTAAGAAGGATGCAACTTTGGCGTTCATTTTTCTTGTAGCCTGTCATGCAGTTGTTGAAGATACGCTGATTTTTATGCCGCTAGGTATTCCTATTCTTCCGTTGCTGATAATCCGCATTGTGACGGCGTTCGTCTTGACCATTATCATTGCGTATGTTTGGAAACGGACCGAATTACAGAAAGAGAAAGAGGTGTCAGTTGCAGATGGCTAA
- a CDS encoding N-acetylmuramoyl-L-alanine amidase has protein sequence MMKIMIDAGHGPETAGKRSPDEVLREFSFNNAVANLVKQYLVKEGLTVFFAHNEHKDVPLSERTSYANKMNVDAFISIHANAYGTNWNSANGIETYIYPTASKGSVVLASLVQRSLISACNRTDRGVKKANFAVLRETRMPAVLIECGFMTNRQEAALLLNQAYRQQCARAISFAITAWVYRGKV, from the coding sequence ATGATGAAAATAATGATTGATGCTGGCCATGGTCCGGAAACAGCAGGTAAACGGTCGCCGGATGAAGTATTACGAGAATTTAGCTTCAATAACGCTGTTGCAAATCTTGTTAAACAATATCTTGTTAAAGAAGGGCTGACAGTCTTCTTCGCACACAATGAACACAAAGATGTCCCACTTTCTGAACGAACGAGTTATGCCAACAAAATGAATGTCGACGCGTTCATCTCCATCCATGCAAATGCCTATGGAACTAATTGGAATAGCGCAAATGGCATTGAGACTTACATTTATCCGACTGCCAGTAAAGGGTCTGTAGTGCTCGCCTCCCTAGTTCAACGATCACTCATATCGGCATGCAACCGAACAGATCGCGGTGTGAAAAAGGCTAACTTCGCTGTTTTACGCGAAACCCGAATGCCTGCCGTACTTATCGAATGCGGATTCATGACGAATCGGCAGGAAGCTGCGTTATTGCTGAACCAAGCCTATCGACAGCAATGTGCCAGAGCAATTTCCTTTGCAATTACAGCATGGGTGTATCGGGGTAAAGTTTAA
- the uvrA gene encoding excinuclease ABC subunit UvrA, whose product MRNNEIVIQGARAHNLKNIDVTIPRDQLVVMTGLSGSGKSSLAFDTIYAEGQRRYVESLSAYARQFLGQMDKPDVDVIEGLSPAISIDQKTTSRNPRSTVGTVTEIYDYLRLLYARVGKPICPIHGTEISSQTIQQMVDRLLQLPERSRIQVLAPIVSGRKGTHVKLIEDIKKQGYVRIRVNGEIIDLDDNIELNKNKKHNIEVVIDRIVMKEDIAARLSDSLESALRLAEGTVLIDVMDGEELLFSEHHACPLCGFSIGELEPRMFSFNSPFGACQDCDGLGTKQEVDPDLIIPDWSRTLSEHAIAPWEPTSSQYYPELLKTVADHFGISMDVPVSELPNDELDKLLKGSQDEKIRFRYTNEFGGTRDSNIYFEGVLANIERRFKETSSDYIREQMEKYMAQRPCPTCAGYRLKEETLAVKVAGVHIGKVTELSIVEADQFFKNLQLSEKDAQIAKLILREIDERLGFLINVGLDYLTLSRASGTLSGGEAQRIRLATQIGSRLTGVLYILDEPSIGLHQRDNDRLIETLKSMRDIGNTLIVVEHDEDTMMAADYLIDIGPGAGVAGGEIVSAGTPDKVMNDPKSLTGQYLSGKKYIPLPVERRKADGRKISIKGASENNLKNVNVDIPLGQFIAVTGVSGSGKSTLINEVLYKVLAQKLNRSKQKAGQHKSVEGLEELEKVIEIDQSPIGRTPRSNPATYTSMFDDVRDVYASTNEAKVRGYKKGRFSFNVKGGRCEACRGDGIIKIEMHFLPDVYVPCEVCHGKRYNRETLEVLYKGKNISEVLGMTVEDALVFFENIPKISRKLQTIVDVGLGYIQLGQPATTLSGGEAQRVKLASELHKRSNGKSFYILDEPTTGLHVHDISKLLIVLQRLVDTGNTVLVIEHNLDVIKTVDHIIDLGPEGGDKGGQIIATGTPEKVAESDKSYTGYYLKPILERDRQRMAVAIEAAESR is encoded by the coding sequence ATGAGAAATAATGAAATCGTTATACAAGGTGCCAGAGCACATAATCTGAAAAATATTGACGTTACCATTCCGCGCGACCAACTTGTCGTGATGACCGGTTTGTCAGGGTCTGGGAAATCCTCATTGGCATTTGACACTATTTATGCTGAGGGACAGCGAAGATATGTTGAATCATTGTCGGCATATGCACGCCAGTTTTTAGGTCAGATGGACAAGCCAGATGTCGATGTCATTGAAGGCTTATCGCCAGCGATTTCCATCGACCAAAAAACGACTAGCCGTAATCCGCGCTCTACAGTCGGTACAGTAACGGAAATTTATGATTATCTTCGATTGCTGTATGCACGTGTAGGGAAACCGATTTGTCCAATTCATGGCACGGAAATATCTTCGCAGACAATTCAACAAATGGTTGATCGACTTTTGCAATTGCCAGAGCGCTCTCGTATTCAAGTTCTTGCACCAATCGTTTCGGGTCGTAAAGGGACACATGTGAAGCTTATTGAAGATATTAAAAAACAAGGCTATGTGCGTATTCGCGTCAATGGAGAAATTATCGATTTAGATGACAATATTGAGTTGAATAAAAACAAAAAGCATAATATTGAAGTAGTCATTGATCGGATTGTGATGAAAGAAGATATCGCAGCCCGTTTAAGTGACTCCCTTGAATCCGCGTTACGCCTAGCAGAAGGTACCGTACTCATCGACGTTATGGACGGAGAAGAATTGCTGTTTAGCGAGCACCATGCTTGTCCATTATGTGGATTTTCAATAGGTGAGCTGGAGCCGCGGATGTTTTCGTTTAATAGTCCGTTTGGTGCTTGTCAGGATTGTGATGGCTTAGGAACGAAGCAAGAAGTCGATCCAGACCTCATTATCCCTGACTGGTCACGAACGTTAAGTGAGCACGCCATAGCACCGTGGGAGCCGACGAGTTCTCAATACTATCCTGAGTTATTAAAAACAGTCGCTGATCATTTTGGCATTTCAATGGACGTACCTGTTAGTGAATTGCCTAACGATGAATTGGATAAGCTATTAAAAGGCTCGCAAGACGAAAAAATTCGCTTCCGTTATACGAACGAATTTGGGGGCACGCGTGATAGCAATATTTATTTTGAAGGGGTTTTAGCGAATATTGAACGTCGCTTTAAAGAAACGTCCTCCGATTATATTCGTGAGCAAATGGAAAAGTATATGGCGCAGCGCCCTTGTCCGACATGTGCGGGCTATCGTTTAAAAGAAGAGACGCTTGCTGTAAAAGTAGCTGGAGTCCATATTGGTAAGGTCACGGAGTTGTCAATTGTTGAAGCGGATCAGTTTTTCAAAAATCTTCAACTATCTGAAAAAGATGCTCAAATTGCCAAGCTGATTTTACGTGAAATTGATGAACGACTTGGTTTCCTTATTAATGTAGGACTTGATTATTTAACTTTATCTAGAGCGTCAGGTACATTGTCAGGCGGCGAAGCGCAACGTATTCGATTAGCTACGCAAATTGGTTCACGGTTAACAGGTGTCCTCTATATTTTGGATGAACCATCTATCGGCTTGCATCAAAGAGACAATGATCGACTCATCGAGACATTGAAAAGCATGCGAGATATCGGCAATACACTCATCGTTGTTGAACATGATGAAGATACGATGATGGCAGCTGATTATTTGATTGATATCGGACCGGGTGCTGGTGTTGCGGGCGGCGAGATTGTTTCCGCTGGCACCCCCGACAAAGTGATGAATGATCCGAAATCGTTAACGGGCCAATATTTGAGTGGTAAGAAGTATATACCACTACCTGTTGAACGCCGTAAAGCAGACGGGCGAAAAATCTCCATTAAAGGCGCTTCTGAAAATAATTTAAAAAATGTTAATGTTGATATTCCACTTGGGCAGTTCATTGCTGTTACGGGCGTATCGGGTTCAGGGAAAAGTACGCTTATCAATGAAGTTCTTTACAAAGTACTTGCCCAGAAACTGAACCGTTCTAAACAAAAAGCGGGTCAACATAAATCTGTTGAAGGCCTTGAAGAACTAGAAAAAGTAATTGAAATCGACCAATCGCCAATCGGACGCACACCAAGGTCGAATCCGGCGACATATACGAGCATGTTCGATGATGTCCGTGATGTCTATGCTTCTACAAACGAAGCGAAGGTACGCGGGTATAAAAAAGGACGCTTTAGCTTTAACGTCAAAGGGGGTCGCTGTGAAGCTTGTCGCGGAGATGGCATTATCAAAATTGAAATGCATTTCCTCCCGGATGTCTATGTCCCTTGTGAAGTATGTCATGGCAAGCGCTATAATCGCGAAACATTGGAAGTACTCTACAAAGGCAAGAATATATCTGAAGTATTAGGGATGACTGTTGAAGATGCACTTGTCTTTTTTGAAAACATACCGAAAATCAGTCGTAAACTACAGACCATCGTTGATGTTGGACTCGGTTACATCCAATTGGGACAACCTGCAACAACTTTATCGGGCGGTGAAGCACAGCGTGTGAAATTAGCTTCTGAGCTACATAAACGCTCGAATGGTAAATCATTTTATATTCTCGATGAACCGACAACAGGACTGCATGTACATGATATCTCTAAGCTTTTGATTGTCCTGCAAAGACTTGTCGATACAGGCAATACTGTTCTCGTTATCGAGCATAACCTAGACGTCATTAAGACAGTCGATCATATTATCGACCTTGGACCTGAAGGCGGCGATAAGGGAGGACAAATTATTGCGACGGGGACACCAGAAAAAGTTGCAGAAAGTGACAAATCATATACCGGATATTATTTAAAGCCAATACTTGAACGAGATCGTCAACGAATGGCAGTTGCAATTGAAGCTGCTGAATCAAGATGA
- the ppaX gene encoding pyrophosphatase PpaX has translation MAKPITTLLFDFDGTLMDTNELIMQTFEYVLGNRYPGKYDRVDILPFLGPTLYETFHSVDPDRTEELIAEYRAWNRKMHDELASEFDGVSETLKLLKAAGLKMAVVSTKRNDMLFKGLDLLEVDNVFDAVIGMDDVTKTKPDPEPILLALERLGATADEALMVGDNYHDIEGGKNAGVRTAGVAWSAKGEAFLQTFQPDYMLQHITDLLRIVKGEEV, from the coding sequence ATGGCTAAACCAATTACGACATTGTTATTTGATTTTGATGGAACGTTAATGGATACGAATGAATTGATCATGCAGACGTTTGAATATGTTCTTGGGAATCGTTATCCAGGGAAATATGACCGGGTAGATATTTTGCCATTTTTGGGGCCGACGCTGTATGAAACGTTCCACTCGGTTGATCCTGACAGGACAGAGGAACTCATTGCTGAATATAGAGCATGGAATAGAAAGATGCACGATGAACTTGCCAGTGAGTTTGACGGTGTCTCTGAAACGTTGAAGTTGCTAAAGGCGGCGGGTTTGAAAATGGCAGTCGTCTCGACGAAGAGAAATGATATGCTCTTCAAAGGACTCGATCTCCTCGAGGTAGATAATGTCTTTGACGCTGTAATTGGAATGGATGACGTAACAAAAACGAAGCCAGATCCAGAGCCGATTTTACTGGCGCTTGAACGACTGGGAGCTACTGCGGACGAAGCCCTCATGGTCGGTGATAATTACCATGATATTGAGGGTGGAAAAAATGCGGGGGTCCGTACGGCGGGTGTGGCGTGGTCTGCAAAAGGAGAAGCGTTTTTACAGACGTTTCAACCGGATTATATGCTACAGCATATTACGGATTTATTACGCATTGTAAAAGGTGAAGAGGTTTGA
- a CDS encoding DUF4097 family beta strand repeat-containing protein: MQNERQRILAMLENGTITTDEALTLLETLGQSKETSNPGETEEVTLKKKESFKQEQQADQQQSAKQEFEFEQKEDEGPSMDEFLDDLRKDFSNVGERFMQFMQTAVQKVKSFDFDSPFGNAITFNHAQTKPASGVDEVIIDIDNGKVTIHHDEVDEIRAEFTVKTYTGDSEEKAKADFLEKLLFVNDEGKVRISSDLKMIQVNVELFVPKKEYAKISARLLNGSFKMKDAIAETVRIKTANGKIEVAGLTFKDGEFETANGSIALNNVKGNSIEAETLNGRVYIDGAVKDVEAHSLNGHVVVTTTDPEAEKIDAKTMSGSVEIYIPSGVALSGEIASNMGRLDLQLDDINRTAEQEQLLQRSIRFKKDVEGNTSPLHIYGEAKTGSVLVCYNAKQEK; the protein is encoded by the coding sequence ATGCAAAATGAACGACAACGAATTTTAGCGATGCTAGAAAACGGAACGATCACGACAGACGAGGCACTAACACTTCTAGAAACACTGGGACAATCCAAAGAAACATCAAATCCAGGTGAGACAGAGGAAGTAACCCTAAAGAAAAAAGAGTCTTTCAAACAAGAACAACAAGCGGATCAACAGCAGTCGGCGAAACAGGAATTTGAATTTGAACAAAAAGAAGATGAAGGTCCTTCTATGGATGAATTTCTAGATGATTTACGCAAGGATTTTTCCAATGTCGGTGAGCGCTTCATGCAGTTCATGCAAACAGCTGTCCAGAAAGTGAAATCCTTTGATTTTGATTCGCCTTTTGGCAACGCGATTACATTCAATCACGCACAGACAAAGCCAGCTAGTGGTGTGGATGAAGTGATTATTGATATTGATAACGGTAAAGTGACCATTCATCATGATGAAGTAGATGAAATTCGCGCAGAATTCACGGTGAAAACGTATACGGGAGACTCAGAAGAAAAAGCGAAAGCTGATTTCCTGGAAAAATTATTATTCGTCAATGACGAAGGAAAAGTTAGAATTTCAAGTGATTTGAAAATGATCCAAGTAAACGTAGAATTATTTGTACCTAAAAAAGAGTACGCAAAAATATCTGCACGTCTCTTAAACGGCTCATTCAAGATGAAAGATGCAATCGCAGAAACAGTGCGAATTAAAACAGCTAACGGGAAGATTGAAGTTGCTGGATTGACGTTTAAAGATGGTGAATTTGAAACGGCCAATGGTTCTATCGCATTAAATAATGTGAAGGGGAACAGCATCGAAGCAGAAACGTTGAATGGTCGTGTTTACATTGACGGCGCTGTGAAGGATGTAGAAGCACATTCGTTGAACGGGCATGTAGTTGTCACAACGACGGATCCAGAAGCGGAGAAAATCGATGCTAAAACGATGAGTGGGTCAGTTGAAATTTATATCCCGAGTGGAGTTGCCCTATCGGGTGAAATTGCTTCGAATATGGGACGTCTCGATTTACAGCTAGATGATATTAACCGTACTGCTGAGCAAGAACAATTGCTGCAACGCAGCATTCGTTTTAAAAAAGATGTCGAAGGCAATACAAGCCCACTCCACATTTATGGCGAAGCAAAAACGGGATCTGTTCTCGTTTGTTATAATGCAAAGCAAGAAAAGTGA
- the uvrB gene encoding excinuclease ABC subunit UvrB, protein MVRKFNLQAPYTPQGDQPYAIAKLLEGLDKGEKHQTLLGATGTGKTFTVSNVVKEINKPTLVIAHNKTLAGQLYSEFKEFFPDNAVEYFVSYYDYYQPEAYVPHTDTFIEKDASINDEIDKLRHSATSALFERNDVLIVASVSCIYGLGSPEEYRELVVSLRTGMEIGRNELLRKFVDVQYERNDVSFTRGTFRVRGDVVEIFPASRDVHCMRIEFFGDEIDRIREVDALTGEILGERDHIAIFPASHFVTREEKMVQAIDNIEAELEERLKELRGNDKLLEAQRLEQRTRYDLEMMREMGFCSGIENYSRHLTLRPAGATPYTLLDYFPDDFLIVVDESHVSLPQIRGMFNGDQARKNVLVEHGFRLPSALDNRPLTFTEFEGHVKEAIYVSATPGPYEIEHTPEMIEQIIRPTGLLDPTIDVRPIEGQIDDLIDEINERTKKNERVLITTLTKKMSEDLTDYLKDIGIKVQYLHSEIKTLERIEIIRELRMGTYDVLIGINLLREGIDIPEVSLVTILDADKEGFLRSERALIQTIGRAARNSNGHVIMYADRMTDSMTKAIDETDRRRAIQKTYNDKHGITPTTIKKEIREVIRATQVAEEVVSYFDKVTKGKKLTKDEKTTLVATLEKEMKEAAKALDFERAAELRDTILELKVER, encoded by the coding sequence ATGGTTCGAAAATTTAACTTGCAAGCCCCTTATACACCTCAAGGCGATCAGCCTTATGCAATTGCTAAATTGTTAGAAGGACTTGACAAAGGCGAAAAGCACCAGACACTACTTGGTGCGACTGGGACAGGGAAAACATTCACGGTATCGAATGTCGTGAAGGAAATCAATAAACCTACCCTCGTCATCGCCCATAACAAAACGTTAGCAGGTCAATTATATAGTGAATTCAAAGAGTTTTTCCCAGACAATGCCGTCGAGTATTTCGTCAGCTATTATGATTACTACCAACCAGAAGCCTATGTACCACACACGGACACATTTATCGAAAAAGATGCCAGTATCAATGATGAAATTGACAAGCTTCGGCACTCCGCAACATCTGCGTTATTTGAGCGTAATGATGTTTTAATCGTTGCATCCGTATCCTGTATTTATGGCCTGGGTTCACCAGAGGAATACCGCGAGCTCGTCGTGTCATTACGCACAGGGATGGAAATCGGGCGCAACGAATTGCTACGAAAATTTGTCGATGTCCAATATGAACGAAATGATGTTAGCTTCACGCGCGGGACATTCCGTGTTAGAGGCGATGTTGTGGAGATTTTCCCAGCATCTCGTGATGTGCATTGTATGCGTATTGAATTTTTTGGTGATGAAATCGATCGAATTCGTGAAGTGGACGCACTCACAGGAGAAATTCTTGGTGAACGTGATCATATTGCGATTTTCCCTGCCTCCCACTTCGTCACACGTGAAGAAAAGATGGTCCAAGCAATTGATAATATTGAAGCAGAACTAGAAGAACGATTGAAGGAATTACGTGGCAATGACAAGCTATTAGAAGCACAGCGCCTTGAACAGCGGACACGCTATGATCTTGAAATGATGCGGGAAATGGGCTTTTGTTCAGGCATTGAAAACTACTCGCGTCATTTAACATTACGTCCAGCTGGCGCGACCCCATATACGCTACTTGACTATTTCCCTGACGATTTTCTAATCGTTGTCGATGAAAGTCATGTGTCGTTACCGCAAATTAGGGGTATGTTTAATGGTGACCAGGCGCGTAAAAATGTCCTTGTGGAACACGGTTTTCGATTACCATCTGCGCTTGATAATCGACCACTGACATTTACGGAGTTTGAGGGGCATGTCAAAGAAGCCATTTACGTTTCGGCGACCCCGGGTCCTTATGAAATCGAGCATACACCTGAAATGATTGAGCAAATTATCCGTCCAACGGGGCTCCTTGACCCGACAATCGATGTCCGTCCGATTGAAGGACAAATCGATGACTTAATTGATGAAATAAATGAACGAACGAAGAAAAATGAGCGTGTTCTCATCACGACATTGACGAAGAAGATGTCGGAGGATTTGACCGATTATTTAAAGGATATTGGCATTAAAGTACAGTACCTTCATTCGGAAATTAAGACATTGGAGCGTATCGAAATTATTCGTGAGTTGCGTATGGGTACTTATGATGTCCTTATCGGGATTAACTTGCTAAGAGAAGGAATTGATATTCCGGAAGTGTCACTTGTGACGATTCTTGATGCAGATAAGGAAGGTTTCCTCCGTTCTGAACGTGCGCTGATCCAGACAATTGGTCGGGCGGCGCGTAACTCCAACGGTCATGTCATCATGTACGCGGATCGAATGACGGACTCAATGACGAAGGCGATTGATGAAACGGATCGGCGTCGAGCTATTCAAAAAACTTACAATGACAAGCATGGTATTACACCAACGACCATTAAAAAAGAAATTCGTGAAGTCATTCGTGCAACACAAGTAGCTGAAGAAGTCGTATCTTATTTTGACAAGGTAACAAAAGGTAAGAAGCTGACAAAGGACGAAAAAACAACGCTTGTTGCCACGTTAGAAAAAGAGATGAAAGAAGCAGCGAAAGCGCTTGACTTCGAACGGGCTGCGGAGCTAAGAGATACGATTCTGGAACTGAAGGTTGAAAGGTGA
- the lgt gene encoding prolipoprotein diacylglyceryl transferase — MFDLLAINPVAFSLGSIEVRWYGILIALGIVLAFIVVQKEMVKRGMHPDFLTDLLIWAVPISIISARIYYVIFSWDYYKDHPGQIIQIWQGGIAIHGALIGAFLTAYIYTKRRGISFWKTVDIAAAGLLIGQIIGRWGNFMNQEAHGGPVSAKFLETTIIPDWIMNQMTIEGVTYHPTFLYESMWNIVGLIIILLLRKVSLKRGEMFLFYLVWYSAGRFFIEGMRTDSLYVIGELRAAQLVSVVTIILGIAIFIVRRYVQKVKVTYQDK, encoded by the coding sequence ATGTTTGATTTACTAGCCATTAACCCAGTTGCCTTTTCTTTAGGCTCAATCGAAGTCAGGTGGTATGGTATTTTAATAGCACTTGGTATCGTACTGGCATTTATCGTCGTTCAAAAAGAAATGGTCAAACGAGGAATGCATCCAGATTTTCTAACGGATCTACTTATCTGGGCAGTTCCCATTTCAATTATATCTGCGCGTATCTATTACGTTATTTTTTCATGGGATTATTATAAAGACCATCCAGGGCAAATTATACAAATTTGGCAGGGTGGAATCGCCATTCATGGTGCACTCATTGGTGCATTTTTGACAGCATATATATATACGAAACGTCGTGGGATTTCATTTTGGAAAACAGTTGATATTGCGGCGGCTGGACTATTGATAGGTCAAATTATTGGGCGTTGGGGAAATTTTATGAATCAGGAAGCACATGGTGGTCCTGTTTCTGCCAAATTCCTTGAAACGACAATTATTCCGGATTGGATTATGAATCAAATGACCATCGAGGGCGTCACTTATCATCCGACATTTCTCTATGAGTCGATGTGGAATATCGTTGGACTTATTATTATTTTGCTACTACGTAAAGTGAGCTTGAAGCGGGGCGAAATGTTTTTGTTCTACCTTGTTTGGTATTCAGCGGGACGTTTCTTTATCGAAGGAATGCGTACAGATAGTTTATATGTGATTGGTGAGCTGAGAGCTGCACAACTGGTATCTGTTGTGACGATTATACTAGGAATCGCTATTTTTATCGTCAGACGCTATGTTCAAAAAGTTAAAGTGACGTATCAGGATAAATAA